A genomic region of Coriobacteriaceae bacterium contains the following coding sequences:
- the gyrB gene encoding DNA topoisomerase (ATP-hydrolyzing) subunit B — translation MAEQETSYGAQDIQILEGLEHVRKRPGMYIGSTGPKGLHHLVYEVVDNSVDEALAGFCNQIDVTLNEDGSCTVVDDGRGIPVEEHPKRKNMSTLEVVLTILNAGGKFGGSGYKVSGGLHGVGVSVVNALSSKVVAQVKRDGAIWEMEFSRGKTVQKIIEVGKTEKTGTTITFWPDPEIFQTVEFDYETLRIHFRQTAFLNKGLKIVFCDARGEEPKTEIFQYKGGIIDFVKYMNEGKTALNDKPVYFEAESEAGEVEISMQWTETYSENVRSFANNIDTTDGGTHLEGFRTALTKTINEYARKKNLLKEKDENLSGEDCREGLSAVISVRLHEPQFEGQTKAKLGNPEVRGLVIGAVNKGLAEYLDENPKPAKMIVQKAIQAGKARAAARKARDLTRRKGALEGAGLPGKLADCSVRDPALTELYIVEGDSAGGSAKQARERSYQAILPLRGKILNVERVQEHRALSSDTINSLITAIGTGYGEGFDADKARYHRIIIMTDADVDGAHIAILLLTFFFRFMPELIKRGYIYIACPPLYGLKKKNSRTGKVIQYLYNDEALKECMNNLDNPEKYDVQRYKGLGEMDPEQLWETTMDPERRTLRQVEISDMTEVDRVVNELMGNDVECRRTFITEHAADIDERFLDI, via the coding sequence ATGGCTGAGCAAGAAACCAGCTACGGCGCACAAGACATCCAGATTCTCGAAGGTCTGGAGCATGTCCGCAAGCGTCCCGGCATGTACATCGGCTCGACGGGCCCCAAGGGCCTGCATCACCTCGTCTACGAGGTTGTCGATAACTCCGTCGACGAGGCACTTGCCGGTTTTTGCAACCAGATTGACGTAACTCTCAATGAGGATGGATCCTGCACCGTCGTCGATGACGGCCGTGGCATCCCCGTCGAGGAGCACCCCAAGCGCAAGAACATGTCGACGCTTGAGGTCGTTCTCACCATCCTCAATGCCGGCGGCAAGTTCGGCGGCAGCGGCTATAAGGTTTCCGGTGGTCTGCACGGCGTCGGCGTTTCCGTCGTCAATGCCCTCTCCTCGAAGGTCGTCGCGCAGGTCAAGCGCGATGGTGCCATCTGGGAGATGGAGTTTTCACGTGGCAAGACCGTTCAGAAGATCATCGAGGTCGGCAAGACCGAGAAAACCGGCACGACCATCACCTTCTGGCCCGATCCGGAGATTTTCCAGACCGTCGAGTTCGATTACGAGACGCTGCGCATCCACTTCCGCCAGACGGCCTTCCTCAACAAGGGTCTCAAGATCGTCTTCTGCGATGCCCGCGGCGAAGAGCCCAAAACCGAGATCTTCCAGTATAAGGGTGGCATCATCGACTTCGTCAAGTACATGAACGAAGGAAAGACCGCCCTCAATGACAAGCCCGTGTACTTCGAAGCCGAAAGCGAGGCCGGCGAGGTCGAGATCTCCATGCAATGGACCGAGACCTACTCCGAGAACGTTCGCTCGTTTGCCAACAACATCGACACGACCGATGGTGGTACGCATCTCGAGGGCTTCCGCACGGCGCTGACCAAGACCATCAACGAATACGCGCGCAAGAAGAACCTTCTCAAGGAGAAGGACGAGAACCTCTCCGGTGAGGATTGTCGCGAAGGTCTCTCCGCCGTCATCTCCGTGCGCTTGCACGAGCCGCAGTTCGAAGGTCAGACCAAGGCCAAACTCGGCAATCCCGAGGTGCGCGGTCTTGTCATCGGTGCCGTCAACAAGGGTCTCGCCGAATATCTTGACGAGAACCCCAAGCCGGCGAAGATGATCGTGCAAAAGGCCATCCAGGCTGGCAAGGCCCGCGCCGCCGCCCGCAAGGCCCGTGATCTCACGCGCCGCAAGGGTGCGCTCGAAGGCGCCGGACTCCCCGGCAAGCTCGCAGATTGTTCCGTGCGCGACCCAGCGCTCACCGAGCTCTACATCGTCGAGGGTGACTCCGCAGGTGGCTCGGCCAAGCAGGCGCGTGAGCGCAGCTACCAGGCCATTCTTCCCCTGCGCGGCAAGATCCTCAACGTCGAGCGCGTGCAGGAGCATCGTGCGTTGTCCTCGGACACCATCAACTCGCTCATCACGGCCATCGGCACGGGCTATGGCGAGGGATTCGACGCCGACAAGGCACGCTACCATCGCATCATCATCATGACCGATGCCGATGTCGACGGCGCGCATATCGCCATCCTGCTGCTCACCTTCTTCTTCCGCTTCATGCCCGAGCTCATCAAGCGCGGTTACATCTACATCGCATGTCCGCCGCTCTACGGTCTCAAGAAGAAGAATTCGCGTACCGGCAAGGTCATCCAGTACCTCTACAACGACGAGGCACTCAAGGAGTGCATGAACAACCTCGACAATCCCGAGAAATACGATGTCCAGCGCTACAAGGGTCTCGGCGAGATGGATCCCGAGCAGCTCTGGGAGACCACCATGGATCCCGAGCGCCGTACGCTGCGACAGGTCGAGATTTCCGACATGACCGAGGTTGACCGCGTTGTCAACGAACTTATGGGAAACGACGTCGAGTGCCGCCGCACCTTCATCACGGAACATGCGGCCGATATCGACGAACGCTTCCTCGACATCTAA
- a CDS encoding DUF721 domain-containing protein: protein MTGYDIGSEIEGVVRSLQRNNPDLSATARVKRAWNLSVDKRIAEHVTAVFVVPNTAASEVIVYVDSSIWATELNMQSELLRLNLNIELNKDADEPSNVMRKAEQVEKLTFKVSKEQYAARDRRLTTLQLLEAEDEDYRKAQPVALDEEELSGLEEALSHIENDQLRDTAYAAAKANLEWQKGVDSFRNQRPA from the coding sequence ATGACGGGGTATGACATCGGTTCGGAAATAGAGGGAGTCGTCCGTTCCCTCCAGCGTAACAACCCCGACCTTTCCGCGACGGCGCGCGTAAAACGCGCCTGGAACCTATCCGTCGACAAGCGCATTGCCGAGCATGTCACTGCCGTTTTCGTCGTACCCAATACCGCTGCGAGCGAAGTCATCGTATACGTCGACAGCTCTATTTGGGCGACAGAGCTCAACATGCAGTCAGAACTCCTGCGCCTCAACCTCAACATAGAGCTCAACAAAGATGCCGATGAGCCTTCCAATGTCATGAGAAAGGCCGAGCAAGTCGAGAAGCTCACCTTTAAGGTCTCGAAGGAGCAGTATGCCGCCCGCGATCGCCGTCTTACGACGCTCCAGCTCCTCGAAGCCGAGGATGAAGATTATCGCAAGGCCCAGCCTGTCGCGCTCGACGAAGAAGAGCTCTCGGGTCTCGAAGAAGCACTCTCCCACATCGAGAATGACCAGCTTCGCGATACCGCCTATGCCGCCGCCAAGGCAAACCTCGAGTGGCAAAAGGGCGTCGATAGCTTCAGGAACCAACGCCCGGCATAA
- the recF gene encoding DNA replication and repair protein RecF (All proteins in this family for which functions are known are DNA-binding proteins that assist the filamentation of RecA onto DNA for the initiation of recombination or recombinational repair.) yields the protein MALKITSITLDNIRGYKHLSLDELGNLVIIVGPNAVGKTNVIEAIQLLTSASSFRKPSWTELVSWDNRQGYALIHLEEDKRHLEHRLVVSENDHLYEVNGKKKTPAAIRGSLPCVLFIPDDLQLIKASSARRRDAIDALAVQLSKNYSSLKSDYQQALKQRNLLLKEGIHEGSLFDSWDESFSVHGARLCLARWRLFDRLFARMTTIYGDVVPQERLAARYIPSWERFDSEQRQIGDIDQYEPGDDSSALTLEELQRELLKQSQSLAEAELRRGISLVGPHKDEMAFFINERNARLFASQGQQRTIVLVMKLACVELVNELMGTEPVLLLDDVMSELDEKHRNALTAFIEKNVQTFITTTNLDYFSPDILDHATIVRVPIEGTRHEYR from the coding sequence ATGAGCTGGGCAATCTCGTCATCATCGTGGGGCCAAATGCCGTTGGCAAGACGAACGTCATCGAGGCAATCCAGCTCCTCACCTCCGCATCATCCTTTCGCAAGCCCTCGTGGACGGAGCTCGTTTCCTGGGACAATCGACAAGGTTACGCTCTCATCCACCTAGAGGAAGACAAGCGACACCTCGAGCATCGCCTTGTCGTATCCGAAAACGACCATCTCTACGAAGTCAATGGGAAGAAGAAAACACCTGCGGCAATTCGCGGTTCCCTTCCCTGCGTGTTGTTCATTCCCGATGATCTTCAGCTCATCAAGGCATCCTCTGCCCGTCGCCGCGATGCCATCGACGCCCTTGCCGTGCAGCTTTCGAAAAACTACTCCTCGCTCAAGAGCGACTATCAGCAAGCACTCAAACAGAGAAATCTCCTCTTGAAAGAGGGCATACACGAGGGGTCGCTCTTCGATTCCTGGGACGAGTCCTTCTCCGTTCACGGCGCACGTCTTTGCCTTGCCCGCTGGCGGCTTTTTGATCGCCTTTTTGCACGAATGACCACAATTTATGGCGACGTTGTGCCCCAAGAGCGCCTTGCGGCACGTTACATCCCTTCATGGGAACGTTTTGATAGCGAACAACGCCAGATCGGCGACATCGACCAGTACGAACCTGGGGACGACTCATCGGCCCTTACCCTTGAGGAGCTCCAGAGAGAGCTCCTCAAGCAATCGCAATCCCTGGCAGAGGCGGAGCTTCGTCGTGGGATATCGCTCGTAGGTCCCCACAAGGACGAGATGGCCTTCTTCATCAATGAGAGAAACGCCCGCCTTTTTGCTTCCCAAGGGCAACAGCGCACAATCGTTCTCGTGATGAAACTCGCTTGTGTCGAGCTTGTCAACGAGCTTATGGGAACTGAACCCGTCCTTCTCCTCGACGATGTCATGTCCGAACTCGACGAGAAACATCGCAACGCCCTTACGGCCTTCATCGAGAAAAACGTCCAGACCTTCATCACCACGACAAACCTTGACTACTTTTCCCCTGACATTCTCGATCACGCCACCATCGTGCGCGTGCCTATTGAGGGCACGCGCCACGAATACCGGTGA